One window from the genome of Eucalyptus grandis isolate ANBG69807.140 chromosome 7, ASM1654582v1, whole genome shotgun sequence encodes:
- the LOC104453297 gene encoding 60S ribosomal protein L5, producing the protein MAFVKALKSRAYSKRYQVKYKRRRDGKTDYRARIRLINQDKNKYNTPKYRIVVRFSNKFIVAQIISASIAGDLVLAAAYSHELPHYGLEVGLTNYAAAYCTGLLLARRVLKKLEMDQEYEGNVEATGEDFSVEPAETRRPFRALLDVGLLRTTTGNRVFGALKGALDGGLDIPHSDKRFAGFSKDSKQLDVDVHRKYIYGGHVAAYMRTLAEDEPEKYQSHFSEYIKRGLEADDLEGLYKKVHAAIRADPILKKSEKEPPKEHKRFNLRKLTYEERKAKLVERLNALNSAGGADDEDEDEDDE; encoded by the exons ATG GCATTTGTCAAGGCTCTGAAGAGCAGGGCTTACTCTAAGAGGTACCAGGTCAAGTACAAGAGAAGGAGAG ATGGGAAGACTGACTATCGGGCTAGAATTCGCCTGATTAATCAGGACAAGAACAAGTACAACACTCCCAAGTATCGCATTGTGGTGCGCTTT TCCAATAAGTTTATTGTTGCGCAAATAATATCTGCTAGCATTGCTGGAGATCTTGTACTTGCAGCAGCTTATTCCCATGAGCTGCCTCATTATGGGCTTGAAGTCGGTCTGACGAACTATGCAGCTG CATATTGCACTGGACTTCTCTTGGCTCGTCGGGTTTTGAAAAAGCTTGAGATGGACCAAGAATATGAGGGCAATGTTGAG GCAACTGGAGAGGATTTCTCTGTTGAGCCTGCTGAGACCAGGAGGCCATTCCGAGCTCTTCTTGATGTTGGTCTTTTGAGAACGACCACTGGAAACCGTGTTTTTGGTGCGCTCAAG gGAGCATTGGATGGTGGTTTGGATATTCCACACAGTGACAAGAGATTTGCTGGTTTCTCAAAGGACAGCAAGCAGCTCGATGTAGATGTTCATCGCAAGTACATCTATGGTGGGCATGTTGCTGCTTACATGAGG ACATTGGCGGAAGATGAACCTGAGAAGTATCAGTCTCACTTCAGTGAGTACATCAAGAGAGGACTTGAGGCAGATGACCTTGAAGGGTTGTACAAGAAGGTTCACGCTGCTATCCGTGCTGATCCTATCTTGAAGAAATCTGAGAAGGAGCCACCTAAGGAACATAAGAG ATTCAATTTGAGGAAGTTGACATACGAGGAGAGGAAGGCGAAGCTGGTCGAACGACTTAATGCCCTCAATTCAGCTGGTGGAGCGGacgacgaggacgaggacgaaGACGACGAGTGA